The sequence CCATGGGAGAACATGTCTGCCAGAAGGAAGATAAGCGTACGCAACACCGAAGTGCCTACACTGTGATCCATTTTCATGGACTACCATACTTCGTAACTTTGGAGACGAATCCACTGACATTGCTGCGTGTAGCACTCCCTCCTCCACCTGCACCACAAGCAGAGGCCAACTACGGGGATGGTCGGCCCAGCACAGAATTGGATAACCTAGATGGGCCTCTCGCCAAGGTTGGACGCATGGCACCCCCACCTCCCATTGATCCCCATGCTGCAAGTAAGTCTACAGCTCCTTGTGTACCTCCCTTCCAATGGCGCATTGCTAAATATGGCACAAGACCGTCCCTTTCTCCGATTGCTCGTGCCGACATCTCCAACAAGCGGCGGCATCAAATCGGCGTCTCCCCTGTCCTTCTCGCCAAAGTCACCCATGCGTCAGCCTCAACGAAGTCAAACGTCACCCTTACCCAATATTCCCTCTCCAGAGCGAGCTAACATAGACTCCGTGATTCCTCCATTCCCAGGACCTGATCCTAGAGCCAGTACAAAGAGCAGGTCTAGGGCCAGGACCTTGGTCAAAGGAGAGCGCGTCCAGAGTCCTCTGGTAACCAGTCCCTCGGAGATTGCGAATAATGGCTTAGATTTCCGGCTCAACCAGTCAACATCAACGCCAGTACatgaggatgatgacgatgatgacgatCATGAACGACGTCGACGCCGCTCGCGGGCCAACAGGCACAAACGGGAGGTCTCAGTCGATAGCAAAAGCCTATATCGAATGTCAATGGCAAGCAGTCGCTATGGGGATTCGATCTCTCGATCCTCCACTCCAGGATTCCCAAACACCGCTAGCCTGCGTGGCCACCCTAACTACTTGGACGAGATCCCCCCTCTTCCAGCCTTTCCCATCAAGAGTTACACACCAACCCCTTTCATAGCCGAACCAGAGCCGTATCAATTTCCAAACACAGAAGAATTCGAAAATGATAGAATCGCCACGACTCCTCCCAGGAGCTCTGGATTGTCGACTGGTCTTCCCGGGTTTGAACTTGGATTTCCTATCGATGGGGAGCCCCCAAAACCGCAAGATCGTCATTCGCATGCTGCACGATTATCAGAGGGTAGCCGTGGCAGCGTTCCTCTAGAGGTGAAACGTCCGGATTCGCAAAGGGGACCAGGTCAGGATGTTGATTTCCCTGCGTATTCTGTCCGGGAGGACTTCTCCGTCTCGAACTTTGCACGCGGTCTTGGTCTCGGTGACCCTTATCATACGACAAACGATTCTACTTCATCCTCAGATTCTTCTCCTTCGGACGCTGCAACAACAGTATCCTACTCTACACAGCCATCCGAACCACCCAGTGCAGAGCTGAAGCCCCCTCCGAGCCCCTACAAGTACGACCTTGATTCGCCAACGGACCCGTTATTCCAGCAGGGTCGCTTTGAATGCACGCCACCGAAATATGAACGCTTTGGTGAACTTGAATCTGAACCAAAGCCAGAGGAACGAAGAGGTGAAGTACGATCCGTCAGGTCTCGCCGTCCATCTCAGCCCAACCAACGCCCGACGAAGACCGATTCCCCTCCACCAACACCCGCTCCTCCAAAATCGCCTGGACAACCTCGTCGTGTTCGTTGTCGGGGCTGCGGAGAAATAATCGTCGGCAAATCTGTTTCTTCTGCTGATGGTCGCTTAACCGGTCGATGGCACAAAGCTTGCTTCGTGTGCTATACCTGCCATTCGCCCTTCCAGACGGCGGACTTTTACGTTCTGGACAATAATCCGTTCTGTGCACAACATTACCATGAACTAAACGGATCATTATGCGCCTCTTGCGGACAGGGAATCGAAGGACCCTGTCTGCAAACCGAGGAGATAGTGCGAGACGAGAAAAGCGGTACGGAAAGAAGACAA is a genomic window of Coccidioides posadasii str. Silveira chromosome 3, complete sequence containing:
- a CDS encoding uncharacterized protein (EggNog:ENOG410PM47~COG:T,Z~BUSCO:3855at33183), with the protein product MAGDLDDFLPKIKCSSCQAEVELSAMGEHVCQKEDKPLPPPPAPQAEANYGDGRPSTELDNLDGPLAKVGRMAPPPPIDPHAANRPFLRLLVPTSPTSGGIKSASPLSFSPKSPMRQPQRSQTSPLPNIPSPERANIDSVIPPFPGPDPRASTKSRSRARTLVKGERVQSPLVTSPSEIANNGLDFRLNQSTSTPVHEDDDDDDDHERRRRRSRANRHKREVSVDSKSLYRMSMASSRYGDSISRSSTPGFPNTASLRGHPNYLDEIPPLPAFPIKSYTPTPFIAEPEPYQFPNTEEFENDRIATTPPRSSGLSTGLPGFELGFPIDGEPPKPQDRHSHAARLSEGSRGSVPLEVKRPDSQRGPGQDVDFPAYSVREDFSVSNFARGLGLGDPYHTTNDSTSSSDSSPSDAATTVSYSTQPSEPPSAELKPPPSPYKYDLDSPTDPLFQQGRFECTPPKYERFGELESEPKPEERRGEVRSVRSRRPSQPNQRPTKTDSPPPTPAPPKSPGQPRRVRCRGCGEIIVGKSVSSADGRLTGRWHKACFVCYTCHSPFQTADFYVLDNNPFCAQHYHELNGSLCASCGQGIEGPCLQTEEIVRDEKSGTERRQIFHPDCFRCKMCRIVLREDYLEWNGDVYCDRDGRRAAAIAYSPPSPGFPPGPGPGPGAGFGSGPGRGRSPGPGYNGPPPPGYGRRPSYNSPLPGAPRGGSGPGPGRGRGQGPGRGYPIPPNRGPGGPPAMPKIYPPSRSGSGRSKQPPPMGNSLNLPGPRKFPERRKTKLMML